Proteins from a single region of Chryseobacterium scophthalmum:
- a CDS encoding helix-turn-helix domain-containing protein — protein MSKVVNFETVDDYNQFNNHETLHPLVSIIDFSKAHPRTGSKMNFNLYCIFLKDVKCGDLKYGRATYDYQQGTLVFVSPGQILDVENKTDLYQPTGHGIAFHPDLIKGTSLAKAISEYHFFSYNTNEALHLSAKERQLILDLFGIIDNELKQSVDKHSKKLITSNIELFFNYCERFYDRQFITRENVNKGLLEKFEHLLNTYFSSDKPYSVGLPSVAYCADQLHLSANYFGDLIKKETGKTAQEYIQNKIIDVAKERVFNIDQSISQIAYELGFKYPQHFIRLFKQRTGVTPNEFRNLN, from the coding sequence ATGAGTAAAGTAGTTAATTTTGAAACGGTCGACGATTATAATCAGTTTAATAATCATGAGACTTTGCATCCTTTGGTAAGCATTATTGATTTTTCTAAAGCTCACCCAAGAACCGGCTCTAAAATGAACTTTAACTTATACTGTATTTTTTTGAAGGATGTAAAATGTGGTGATTTAAAATATGGCCGCGCAACTTACGATTATCAGCAAGGTACTTTGGTTTTCGTTTCTCCGGGACAGATTCTGGATGTAGAGAATAAAACAGATCTATACCAACCGACAGGACACGGAATTGCTTTTCATCCGGATCTAATTAAAGGAACTTCTTTGGCAAAAGCAATTTCGGAATATCATTTTTTCAGCTATAATACCAATGAAGCGCTTCATCTTTCAGCCAAAGAACGTCAGTTAATTCTTGATCTTTTTGGTATTATTGATAATGAATTGAAACAATCTGTAGATAAACACAGTAAAAAACTTATCACATCTAACATTGAATTGTTCTTTAATTATTGTGAACGCTTTTACGACCGCCAGTTTATCACCCGCGAAAATGTAAACAAAGGACTTTTAGAAAAATTTGAACATTTATTGAATACCTATTTTTCATCTGATAAACCTTATTCTGTCGGATTGCCTTCTGTTGCTTATTGCGCAGATCAATTGCATTTATCTGCCAATTATTTCGGGGATCTAATAAAAAAAGAAACCGGTAAAACTGCTCAGGAATATATTCAGAATAAAATAATCGATGTAGCGAAAGAAAGGGTTTTTAATATTGACCAATCGATAAGTCAAATTGCTTACGAATTGGGATTCAAATATCCGCAACATTTTATTAGACTTTTTAAACAGAGAACTGGTGTAACGCCTAATGAATTTAGAAATTTAAATTAA
- a CDS encoding aldo/keto reductase translates to MYNITLNNGLQMPVLGFGVFQIPDPKECEQAVLDAIETGYRLIDTAASYLNEEAVGKAIKNSNIPREDLFITTKLWVQDAGYENTLKAFDKSLKNLQLDYLDLYLIHQPYGDVFGSWRAMQELYFQGKIRAIGVANFHPDRIADLIANSGFVPAINQIETHPFHQQIETQKFLEENKVQIQSWGPFAEGKNNIFQNELLSEIAHKYNKTVAQVILRWLVQRNVIAIPKSVRKERMAENFNIFDFELTKEDVQTIQALDTNASLFFDHRDPNMVKWLSERKLDV, encoded by the coding sequence ATGTACAATATAACATTAAACAACGGATTACAGATGCCTGTTTTGGGCTTTGGGGTCTTTCAAATTCCCGATCCTAAAGAATGTGAACAGGCAGTTTTGGATGCCATCGAAACAGGGTATAGATTAATTGATACGGCCGCTTCTTATCTTAACGAAGAAGCCGTAGGTAAAGCGATAAAAAATAGTAATATTCCCAGAGAAGATCTTTTTATCACGACGAAACTTTGGGTTCAGGATGCAGGTTACGAAAATACATTGAAAGCGTTTGATAAGTCTTTGAAAAATCTTCAGCTGGATTATTTAGATCTATATCTTATTCATCAACCTTACGGAGATGTATTCGGTTCTTGGAGAGCTATGCAGGAGCTCTATTTTCAAGGAAAAATAAGAGCAATTGGGGTTGCCAACTTTCATCCTGACAGAATTGCTGATTTAATTGCCAATAGCGGATTTGTTCCGGCAATCAATCAAATAGAAACGCATCCTTTTCACCAGCAAATAGAAACTCAAAAGTTTTTAGAAGAAAATAAAGTACAAATTCAATCTTGGGGACCTTTTGCTGAAGGCAAAAACAATATTTTCCAGAATGAATTATTAAGTGAGATTGCTCATAAATACAACAAAACTGTAGCTCAGGTAATTCTACGGTGGTTGGTTCAGAGAAATGTTATTGCTATTCCGAAATCGGTTCGTAAAGAAAGAATGGCTGAAAATTTTAACATTTTTGATTTTGAATTAACGAAAGAAGATGTTCAGACTATTCAAGCATTAGATACAAATGCAAGTTTATTTTTTGATCATCGAGATCCGAATATGGTCAAATGGTTAAGCGAAAGAAAATTGGACGTTTAA
- a CDS encoding efflux RND transporter periplasmic adaptor subunit produces the protein MKRNIIYIILTFIFLVSCGKKETTSEPEGEIKTEQTEEHGEEAPQTIASLTEEQIKSVGVTLGKIELKELTSTIKANGTLRVPNNNKATITSMYGGIIKTLNVQIGDFVKKGQVIASISNPEYIQLQEQFLTVKSRIAFAEHEYRRQKELFDNDAGAKKNLQSSDAELKTLRTQKSSLQRQLQIMGINPANVNNGNLRSGLVITSPISGTVSNISAQIGSYVDISSPVADVIDNGSLHLDLQVFEKDLPKMKVGQIVHFKLTNNPETEYDAKIFSIGSSFENESKTISVHCSVTGNKAGLIDGMNITGIVSLDKSTTPAVPNEAIVEADSKYYIFIKTNKKPEEHAEEKGEHAHEEKANQKESKTVNFEKIEVVKGSSDMGYTAIITVNEIPADASVVTKGAFFVNAKLSNSGDHAH, from the coding sequence ATGAAACGAAATATCATCTATATCATCCTTACTTTTATTTTCCTCGTAAGCTGTGGGAAAAAAGAAACAACTTCAGAACCTGAAGGAGAAATTAAGACAGAACAAACCGAAGAACACGGCGAAGAAGCTCCTCAAACGATTGCAAGTCTTACCGAAGAGCAAATAAAAAGCGTGGGGGTTACTTTAGGAAAAATTGAATTAAAAGAACTGACTTCCACGATTAAAGCGAATGGTACATTAAGGGTTCCAAATAATAATAAAGCGACCATCACTTCGATGTATGGCGGAATTATAAAGACTTTGAATGTTCAGATTGGGGATTTTGTAAAAAAAGGACAGGTCATCGCATCGATAAGTAATCCTGAATATATCCAATTACAAGAGCAATTTCTTACAGTGAAAAGCAGAATTGCGTTTGCCGAGCATGAATACAGAAGACAAAAAGAATTGTTCGATAATGATGCAGGTGCAAAGAAAAATCTGCAGAGTTCTGATGCCGAACTGAAAACTTTAAGAACGCAAAAATCATCTTTACAAAGACAGCTTCAGATTATGGGAATCAACCCTGCCAATGTGAATAATGGTAATTTACGTTCAGGTTTGGTCATCACATCGCCAATTAGCGGAACGGTGAGTAATATTTCTGCGCAGATAGGAAGTTACGTGGATATTTCATCACCGGTTGCTGATGTGATTGATAACGGTTCTCTGCATCTTGATTTACAGGTTTTTGAAAAAGATTTACCAAAAATGAAAGTCGGGCAAATTGTTCATTTTAAACTGACTAACAACCCGGAAACAGAGTACGATGCAAAAATATTCAGCATCGGTTCATCTTTTGAAAACGAAAGCAAAACCATTTCTGTACACTGTTCTGTCACCGGAAATAAAGCCGGATTAATCGACGGAATGAATATCACCGGAATTGTAAGTCTTGATAAAAGTACGACACCGGCTGTTCCGAATGAAGCTATTGTAGAAGCAGACAGCAAATATTATATTTTTATTAAAACCAATAAAAAACCTGAAGAACACGCTGAAGAAAAAGGTGAACACGCACACGAAGAAAAAGCAAACCAAAAAGAATCTAAGACAGTCAATTTCGAAAAGATTGAAGTTGTAAAAGGTTCTTCCGATATGGGATATACGGCAATTATTACCGTTAACGAAATTCCTGCAGATGCATCTGTGGTTACAAAAGGTGCCTTTTTTGTGAATGCCAAATTATCAAATTCAGGCGACCATGCGCATTGA